One region of Sphingomonas abietis genomic DNA includes:
- a CDS encoding TonB-dependent receptor → MIKSTVSARFALLAAVSAASLASAAAAQTAMPAAAGPVTADPAAANATTPDPTATTTPATGATPDPTATPTVAEPGSGATATSEIIVTGIRASQQRAVMLKRDATSVTDSISAEDIGKLPDVTISDSLQRIPGVEIRRDAGEGSSINIRGLPEVTTLLNGEQYLGANSINSVQPNFNDVPSQLFSGADVIKSSTADLLDAGITGTVNLRTRRPFDLKRGITAAIDAEGLYGDKTKKKDPSVNGLIAWHGESVGFLLSAAYTDEHLSNSQNGILSNYGATYHDEGADATTTGGFSPSNRPHGTPVAGGIDINGDGDANDAFIVPQGFEAFNTVTERQRLGINGSAQWRISDSLELTADGFFTRQDQHDHIAGVQQQDINWQAAEFVPGASRDTGAIVTGPDGGSYHLNTVQVYNYDLGDFSSYSQNNRYLSQSQDYNIQLKYDNGGRFKASLRGIYGKAFQNYDQSYVQFSPSNGLQWEAGGIGRYPASLGGNRPFNPGGYTVDTLAGANSLHSTVDFSGSQPVFTLPTQLTTLLGDPSNYALKTMSSEGNYREKGDLKVIRADASYEANENLKFEFGGRYSERSNSDFAFDRAAPLYAGDASQPGGCLVKWKGFDVPINADSCNAGAADGYYTAGLTRPATDPSFGNTIIQVKPPANGLPGVYVLNPAAQDNAEKFQNQYYPGNVEVMNPGASYRVGVKQITGYTQMDFKGDLFGIPFAGNAGIKIINTRLDILQYITGNPQPYGVAGEVAGTTQTKRSFTDYLPSFNAAFDLTEKLKLRLAFTRTMTLLNLDQWGGGLTPNYAIDTSGATPVFRVTGGNSTGNPNLDPWRADNFDASLEWYVGRSSLLSVAAFYIKVDSFIQQGSVIRTDLPDNDGVVRGRSVSISTPIQGDGGTLKGLEGQWKQSFGDLSFMPHFLRNFGIDTNITFSPSNSGQKDLAGKSIPFQDNSKLQTNLVGYYQDNHFQARLAWNFRSKRAVSQDFGGLVGLELYQKPTNYLDASISYDLNSHFTVYAQGSNLTGEYEKYYLTWTDEHAYNNIYERRYTLGARMKF, encoded by the coding sequence ATGATCAAGAGCACAGTTTCTGCGCGCTTTGCACTTCTGGCGGCCGTATCCGCCGCCAGTCTGGCGAGCGCCGCCGCCGCACAGACCGCCATGCCGGCTGCCGCCGGCCCGGTCACGGCCGATCCGGCCGCCGCCAACGCGACCACGCCCGATCCGACGGCGACCACCACGCCCGCGACCGGCGCGACGCCGGACCCCACCGCCACCCCGACGGTCGCCGAACCGGGATCGGGCGCCACCGCCACGAGCGAGATCATCGTCACCGGCATCCGCGCCTCGCAGCAGCGCGCCGTGATGCTGAAGCGCGATGCGACCTCGGTGACCGACTCGATCTCGGCGGAGGACATCGGCAAGCTGCCCGACGTCACCATCTCGGACTCGCTCCAGCGCATCCCGGGCGTCGAGATCCGGCGCGATGCGGGCGAGGGCTCGTCGATCAACATCCGCGGCCTGCCGGAAGTGACGACGCTGCTGAACGGCGAGCAATATCTCGGCGCCAATTCGATCAACAGCGTCCAGCCCAACTTCAACGACGTGCCCTCGCAGCTCTTCTCGGGCGCGGACGTCATCAAGTCCTCGACCGCCGATCTGCTCGATGCCGGCATCACCGGTACGGTCAATCTGCGCACCCGCCGGCCGTTCGATCTCAAGCGCGGGATCACCGCCGCGATCGACGCCGAGGGCCTCTATGGCGACAAGACCAAGAAGAAGGATCCGAGCGTCAACGGCCTGATCGCCTGGCATGGCGAGTCGGTCGGCTTCCTGCTGTCGGCGGCCTATACCGACGAGCATCTGTCCAACTCGCAGAACGGCATCCTCAGCAATTACGGCGCGACCTATCATGACGAGGGCGCCGACGCGACGACGACCGGCGGTTTCTCGCCGTCGAACCGGCCGCACGGCACGCCGGTCGCCGGTGGCATCGACATCAACGGCGATGGCGATGCCAATGACGCCTTCATCGTGCCGCAGGGCTTCGAGGCGTTCAATACCGTCACCGAGCGGCAGCGCCTCGGCATCAATGGTTCGGCGCAATGGCGGATCAGCGATTCCCTGGAATTGACCGCCGACGGCTTCTTCACGCGGCAGGATCAGCATGATCATATCGCCGGCGTCCAGCAGCAGGACATCAACTGGCAGGCGGCCGAGTTCGTGCCGGGGGCCTCGCGCGATACCGGCGCGATCGTCACCGGCCCCGATGGCGGCAGCTATCATCTCAACACGGTCCAGGTCTATAATTACGATCTGGGCGATTTCTCGTCTTATTCGCAGAACAACCGCTATCTGTCGCAGTCGCAGGATTATAATATCCAGCTGAAATATGACAATGGCGGCCGCTTCAAGGCATCGTTGCGCGGCATCTACGGCAAGGCCTTCCAGAATTACGATCAGAGCTATGTCCAGTTCAGCCCGTCCAACGGCCTCCAGTGGGAAGCCGGCGGTATTGGCCGCTATCCGGCTTCGCTCGGCGGCAACCGGCCGTTCAATCCGGGTGGCTACACCGTCGACACGCTCGCTGGTGCCAACTCGCTCCACTCGACCGTCGATTTCTCGGGCAGCCAGCCAGTCTTCACCCTGCCGACCCAGCTGACCACGCTGCTCGGCGATCCGAGCAACTATGCGCTCAAGACGATGTCGTCCGAAGGCAATTATCGCGAGAAGGGTGATCTCAAGGTCATCCGCGCCGATGCCTCCTACGAAGCGAACGAGAATCTGAAGTTCGAGTTCGGCGGTCGCTACAGCGAGCGTTCCAACAGCGATTTCGCCTTCGATCGCGCCGCGCCGCTCTATGCGGGCGATGCCAGCCAGCCGGGCGGCTGCCTGGTCAAGTGGAAGGGCTTCGACGTTCCGATCAACGCCGACAGCTGCAATGCCGGCGCCGCCGATGGCTATTACACCGCAGGGCTGACCCGCCCGGCGACCGATCCGTCCTTCGGCAACACCATCATCCAGGTGAAGCCGCCGGCCAACGGCCTGCCCGGCGTCTATGTCCTGAACCCGGCCGCGCAGGACAATGCGGAGAAGTTCCAGAACCAATATTATCCGGGCAATGTCGAGGTGATGAACCCCGGCGCCTCCTATCGCGTCGGCGTCAAGCAGATCACCGGCTATACGCAGATGGACTTCAAGGGCGATCTGTTCGGCATTCCGTTCGCCGGCAATGCCGGCATCAAGATCATCAACACCCGGCTGGATATCCTCCAGTACATCACCGGCAATCCGCAGCCTTATGGTGTCGCCGGCGAAGTCGCGGGGACGACCCAGACCAAGCGCAGCTTCACCGACTATCTGCCGTCGTTCAACGCCGCCTTCGACCTGACCGAGAAGCTGAAGCTGCGCCTGGCCTTCACCCGGACGATGACGCTGCTCAACCTCGATCAGTGGGGCGGTGGCCTGACGCCGAACTATGCGATCGACACCAGCGGCGCGACGCCGGTGTTCCGGGTGACCGGCGGCAATTCGACGGGCAATCCCAATCTCGATCCGTGGCGCGCGGACAATTTCGATGCGTCGCTCGAATGGTATGTCGGCCGCTCCAGCCTGCTGAGCGTCGCCGCCTTCTACATCAAGGTCGACAGCTTCATCCAGCAGGGCTCGGTGATCCGCACCGATCTGCCGGACAATGACGGCGTGGTGCGCGGCCGCTCGGTGTCGATCAGCACCCCGATCCAGGGTGACGGCGGCACGCTGAAGGGGCTGGAAGGCCAGTGGAAGCAGTCGTTCGGCGATCTGTCCTTCATGCCGCATTTCCTGCGCAATTTCGGCATCGACACCAACATCACCTTCTCGCCGTCCAATTCGGGACAGAAGGATTTGGCCGGCAAGAGCATCCCGTTCCAGGATAACTCCAAGCTCCAGACCAACCTGGTCGGCTATTATCAGGACAATCATTTCCAGGCCCGCCTCGCCTGGAACTTCCGCTCCAAGCGCGCCGTCTCGCAGGACTTCGGCGGTCTCGTCGGGCTGGAGCTGTACCAGAAGCCGACCAATTATCTCGATGCGTCGATCAGCTACGATCTGAATTCGCACTTCACGGTCTACGCCCAGGGCTCGAACCTGACGGGGGAATATGAGAAATATTACCTCACCTGGACGGACGAGCATGCCTACAACAACATCTATGAGCGCCGCTACACGCTCGGCGCGCGGATGAAGTTCTAA
- a CDS encoding ROK family protein, producing the protein MTDITYLGVELGGTKCVCTLASGPDAIIAQHRIPTTEPGETLGAIERVLDDWMTDHRPVSLGLASFGPIDLDPDSPTYGHITATTKPGWKNASVAQRFARSTGLPTAIDTDVAGAALAEGRWGGAKGLSSFAYITVGTGVGAGIVVGGRSVRGLGHPEAGHMHVARMPGDAWPGACTFHGDCVEGLASGFAIEQRSGRPASEIAADDPVWAAVAHTLAGMCHNLVMTAVPERILIGGGVVTRQPQILPMVRQRLVASLAGYGDAIAVTGRIERFIASPALGDQAGPLGAIALALDAAKAGQAAPAGV; encoded by the coding sequence ATGACCGACATCACCTATCTCGGCGTGGAGCTGGGTGGCACCAAATGCGTGTGTACGCTCGCCTCCGGGCCGGACGCGATCATCGCTCAGCACCGCATCCCGACGACCGAGCCGGGCGAGACGCTGGGTGCGATCGAACGGGTGCTCGATGACTGGATGACCGATCATCGCCCGGTGTCGCTCGGCCTGGCGAGCTTCGGCCCGATCGATCTCGATCCCGACTCGCCGACCTATGGCCACATCACCGCGACGACCAAGCCGGGCTGGAAGAATGCCAGCGTCGCGCAGCGCTTCGCCCGCAGCACCGGCCTGCCGACCGCGATCGACACCGACGTGGCCGGCGCCGCGCTGGCCGAGGGCCGCTGGGGCGGCGCCAAGGGGCTGTCGTCGTTCGCCTACATCACCGTGGGTACGGGGGTGGGCGCCGGCATCGTCGTCGGGGGGCGTTCGGTGCGCGGGCTCGGCCATCCCGAGGCGGGGCACATGCATGTCGCCCGGATGCCCGGTGACGCATGGCCCGGCGCCTGCACCTTCCATGGCGATTGCGTCGAGGGGCTCGCCTCGGGCTTCGCGATCGAGCAGCGCAGCGGCCGCCCGGCATCCGAGATCGCCGCCGACGATCCGGTCTGGGCGGCGGTCGCGCACACGCTGGCGGGGATGTGCCACAATCTCGTGATGACGGCGGTGCCGGAGCGCATCCTGATCGGCGGCGGCGTGGTGACACGGCAGCCGCAGATCCTGCCGATGGTGCGACAGAGGCTCGTCGCCAGCCTGGCCGGCTATGGCGATGCGATCGCCGTCACCGGCCGGATCGAGCGCTTCATCGCGTCCCCGGCGCTGGGCGACCAGGCCGGCCCGCTGGGCGCGATCGCGCTGGCGCTCGACGCAGCGAAGGCCGGACAGGCGGCGCCCGCCGGCGTCTGA
- a CDS encoding glycosyl hydrolase 2 galactose-binding domain-containing protein, producing MSPVGRSLFRIAALLASTAPIGWVQAATLSDPALVDGRGPYDISILAGGIGSDAALTGQAQLAATGDVWSISGWVRIDVPAKGEVTIAAIGDPAGLRRAIGLDDGHLSFRTADAMLRAPATIAPARWTLVGASSDGHTVSLYVDGRLVAAKAMAVPAVAPHLALAPVVAGHAHFGGALIGLTVLPQAMPAQAFADAARTKPDPSLVAFQKPGQGWDWQEKNWRGLFQPQDAATLPTGHTPPSAPVATPPTDTAPLTKLAEDRWQIGGWKLAAAPDVTGDGAAISRDGFDTAHWYAATVPGTVLTTLVARGVYPDPGYGLNNLAIPEKLSRQDWWYRTGFDLPAQAGGRHQYLLFKGINYAAQIWVNGRQVGRIEGAFIRGRYDVTPWLVPGHNIVAVKITPPPHPGIPDEESIARGPGNNGGQMALDGPSFMATEGWDWIPGVRDRDIGLWQPVELLSTGSVRVGDPQVVTKLPLPAIDSADVTIRVPISNDGAAPVSTTVTAAFEGVSVSRTVSAPPGASEVVFAPADFAQLHVAQPKLWWPNGYGAQNLYTLTATASVDGAVSDRQQRRFGMREMTYGLSLFAPDGQLRRVVIDPTMAHQRGEDLVALKHLDIKQTPTGWAESLTPAGAVSPAVRDVPSEMPEPHLTIYVNGVRIAARGGNWGMDDYMKRVSRARLEPYFRLHKEANIDIIRNWVGQNTEDVFYDLADEYGMLILNDFWESTQDYQNEAENPDLLLKNAADVIARYRNHPSIALWFGRNEGVPQPIVNEGLDHLVQTLDGTRYYTGSSNRVGLQNSGPYNYRPPVGYFTDLATGFSVETGTPSLATLEAVQAMVPPADRWPISDTLAYHDWHIGGNGDVKTFMDALTTQLGEPTSLEDFERKAQMFNYVNYRAIFEGFNAHLWTRDSGRLLWMTQPAWPSNHWQILSHDYDTQASFYGVKTALQPVHVQLNLPDYAIAIANTTREPADGLTMRAQVVDVSGRSLLDRSETVAAPANQTTTLKPLALQALLDTQGLVLVELSLTDRGGHQISRNVYWQGKDDAAYRALSTMPQQALTATARRSGDGIAVELTNHGTTPLLEAKLTLVDAKGERVLPAFYSDNYVSLLPGESRTVTITTMDGVQPAGTAAAVNVRGWNVTPASVPIG from the coding sequence ATGTCGCCTGTCGGCCGTTCGCTATTCCGCATCGCAGCCCTGCTTGCCAGCACGGCGCCCATCGGTTGGGTCCAGGCGGCAACGCTGTCCGATCCCGCTCTGGTGGATGGGCGCGGACCCTATGACATCTCGATCCTCGCCGGCGGCATCGGCAGCGACGCCGCGCTGACCGGGCAGGCCCAGCTCGCCGCGACCGGCGATGTCTGGTCGATCAGCGGCTGGGTGCGGATCGACGTGCCGGCCAAGGGCGAGGTCACCATCGCCGCGATCGGTGATCCGGCGGGCCTGCGCCGCGCGATCGGGCTGGACGACGGCCATCTGAGTTTCCGCACCGCGGACGCCATGCTGCGAGCACCCGCCACGATCGCGCCCGCCCGCTGGACGCTGGTGGGGGCCAGTTCGGATGGCCACACCGTCTCGCTCTATGTCGATGGCCGGCTGGTGGCAGCCAAGGCGATGGCGGTGCCGGCCGTCGCCCCGCATCTCGCGCTCGCACCGGTCGTCGCCGGACACGCCCATTTCGGCGGCGCGCTGATCGGGCTGACGGTGCTGCCGCAGGCGATGCCGGCGCAGGCCTTCGCCGATGCCGCGCGCACGAAGCCCGATCCGTCGCTGGTCGCCTTCCAGAAGCCCGGCCAGGGCTGGGACTGGCAGGAGAAGAATTGGCGCGGCCTGTTCCAGCCGCAGGACGCCGCGACCTTGCCGACCGGCCACACCCCGCCATCGGCCCCGGTCGCGACCCCGCCCACCGACACCGCGCCGCTGACGAAGCTGGCCGAGGACCGCTGGCAGATCGGCGGCTGGAAGCTCGCCGCCGCGCCGGACGTGACCGGGGACGGCGCCGCGATCAGCCGCGACGGCTTCGACACCGCACATTGGTATGCCGCCACCGTGCCCGGCACGGTGCTGACCACGCTCGTCGCGCGCGGCGTCTATCCCGATCCCGGCTACGGCCTCAACAACCTCGCCATCCCCGAAAAGCTGAGCCGGCAGGATTGGTGGTATCGCACCGGCTTCGACCTGCCGGCGCAGGCCGGCGGCCGGCACCAGTATCTGCTGTTCAAGGGCATCAACTATGCCGCCCAGATCTGGGTGAACGGCCGGCAGGTCGGCCGGATCGAAGGGGCCTTCATCCGCGGCCGGTACGATGTGACCCCGTGGCTGGTCCCCGGCCACAATATCGTGGCGGTGAAGATCACCCCGCCGCCCCATCCCGGCATCCCGGACGAGGAATCGATCGCGCGCGGCCCCGGCAACAATGGCGGCCAGATGGCGCTCGACGGGCCGAGCTTCATGGCGACCGAAGGATGGGACTGGATTCCCGGTGTCCGCGATCGCGATATCGGCCTGTGGCAGCCGGTCGAACTGCTCTCCACCGGCAGCGTCCGCGTCGGCGATCCGCAGGTGGTGACCAAGCTCCCCCTGCCCGCCATCGACAGCGCCGACGTGACGATCCGCGTGCCGATATCGAACGATGGCGCCGCCCCCGTCTCCACCACTGTCACCGCCGCGTTCGAGGGGGTGAGCGTCTCGCGCACCGTCAGCGCGCCGCCGGGCGCGAGCGAGGTCGTGTTCGCGCCCGCCGATTTCGCGCAGCTCCACGTCGCCCAGCCGAAGCTCTGGTGGCCCAATGGCTATGGCGCGCAGAATCTCTACACGCTGACCGCCACCGCGAGCGTCGACGGCGCCGTCTCCGATCGCCAGCAGCGCCGCTTCGGGATGCGCGAGATGACCTACGGCCTCTCGCTGTTCGCGCCCGACGGCCAGCTGCGCCGGGTGGTGATCGATCCCACGATGGCGCACCAGCGCGGCGAGGATCTGGTCGCGCTGAAGCATCTCGACATCAAGCAGACGCCGACCGGCTGGGCGGAATCGCTGACGCCTGCCGGCGCCGTCTCGCCGGCGGTGCGGGATGTCCCCTCCGAAATGCCCGAGCCGCATCTGACGATCTACGTCAACGGCGTCCGCATCGCGGCGCGCGGCGGCAATTGGGGCATGGACGATTATATGAAGCGCGTCTCCCGCGCGCGGCTGGAACCCTATTTCCGCCTCCACAAGGAGGCCAATATCGACATCATCCGCAACTGGGTGGGCCAGAATACCGAGGACGTCTTCTACGATCTCGCCGACGAATATGGCATGCTGATCCTCAACGATTTCTGGGAATCGACGCAGGATTACCAGAATGAGGCCGAGAATCCCGATCTGCTGCTCAAGAATGCGGCGGACGTGATCGCGCGCTATCGCAACCATCCTTCGATCGCCCTGTGGTTCGGCCGCAACGAGGGCGTGCCGCAGCCGATCGTCAACGAAGGGCTGGACCATCTCGTCCAGACGCTCGACGGCACGCGCTATTATACCGGCAGCTCCAACCGGGTCGGGCTGCAGAATAGCGGGCCGTATAATTATCGCCCGCCCGTCGGCTATTTCACCGATCTCGCCACCGGCTTCTCGGTGGAGACCGGCACCCCCTCGCTGGCCACGCTGGAGGCGGTGCAGGCGATGGTGCCGCCCGCCGATCGCTGGCCGATCAGCGATACGCTGGCCTATCATGATTGGCACATCGGCGGGAACGGCGACGTGAAGACGTTCATGGACGCGCTGACCACGCAGCTCGGCGAGCCGACCAGCCTCGAGGATTTCGAGCGCAAGGCGCAGATGTTCAACTACGTCAATTATCGCGCGATCTTCGAAGGCTTCAACGCGCATCTGTGGACCAGGGACAGCGGCCGCCTGCTGTGGATGACCCAGCCCGCCTGGCCGTCCAACCACTGGCAGATCCTCAGCCATGATTATGACACGCAGGCGAGCTTCTACGGCGTGAAGACCGCGCTTCAGCCGGTCCATGTCCAGCTCAATCTGCCCGATTACGCGATCGCCATCGCCAACACGACGCGCGAGCCGGCCGATGGCCTGACGATGCGCGCGCAGGTGGTGGACGTCTCCGGCCGCAGCCTGCTCGATCGCAGCGAGACCGTCGCCGCGCCGGCCAACCAGACGACGACTCTGAAGCCGCTCGCCCTGCAGGCGCTGCTCGATACCCAGGGGCTGGTGCTGGTGGAATTGTCGCTCACCGATCGCGGCGGACACCAGATCAGCCGCAACGTCTATTGGCAGGGCAAGGACGATGCCGCCTATCGCGCGCTCTCGACCATGCCGCAGCAGGCGCTGACCGCCACCGCGCGGCGATCGGGTGACGGCATCGCGGTGGAGCTCACCAACCACGGCACCACGCCGCTGCTCGAAGCCAAGCTGACATTGGTGGATGCCAAGGGCGAGCGGGTGCTGCCCGCCTTCTACAGCGACAATTATGTCAGCCTGCTGCCCGGCGAGAGCCGCACCGTCACCATCACGACGATGGACGGCGTGCAACCGGCGGGCACCGCTGCGGCGGTGAATGTGCGGGGCTGGAACGTGACGCCGGCCAGCGTCCCGATCGGCTAG
- a CDS encoding MFS transporter, with the protein MTSGRSARGTLPSFITVTCLFFAWGFITSNNDPLIAALRGIYSLTTAEAMLTQFAFFLAYGVFSLPAAAVLGRLGPSRTIMAALGVMIAGCMIVLVASAVQTYVLVLVALFTLAAGITALQVAANPLTVALGAPEKAHFRLTFAQAFNSLGVVLGVDLGARVMLSGDVFKHGGATITDEASRLAGLAAVNHAFLVIAVFLLALLALIFVMRNRIEQAVPHGGNANGDAVSPFAALRSGWALSGAAAVFLYVGSEVTIGSLMINYLNRPEVLGVSLAVAGSMTAYYYWGGALVGRFIGSALLTVVPAGVLLSIMVAANVVLAIAAFTLHGPTAAWCALSMGLFNSIMFPTLFSLTMQRSSVPPSATSGVLCVAIVGGAILPWIAGRITDATGSFGEAFIVPVIGYIGILVFAVAAARVKGADHKPLAMPAGH; encoded by the coding sequence ATGACCAGTGGCCGTTCGGCGAGGGGCACCTTGCCCTCCTTCATCACCGTGACCTGCCTGTTTTTCGCCTGGGGGTTCATCACCTCCAACAATGATCCGCTGATCGCGGCGCTGCGCGGCATCTACAGCCTGACGACGGCCGAGGCGATGCTGACCCAGTTCGCCTTCTTCCTGGCCTATGGCGTCTTCTCGCTGCCCGCCGCCGCCGTGCTCGGCCGGCTCGGCCCGAGCCGCACCATCATGGCGGCGCTGGGCGTGATGATCGCCGGCTGCATGATCGTGCTGGTCGCCTCGGCGGTGCAGACCTATGTGCTGGTGCTGGTGGCGCTGTTCACCCTGGCCGCCGGCATCACCGCGCTGCAGGTCGCGGCGAACCCGCTCACCGTGGCATTGGGCGCGCCCGAAAAGGCGCATTTCCGACTCACCTTCGCGCAGGCGTTCAATTCGCTCGGCGTGGTGCTCGGCGTCGATCTCGGCGCGCGGGTGATGCTGTCCGGCGACGTGTTCAAGCATGGCGGGGCGACGATCACCGACGAGGCATCGCGCCTCGCGGGGCTGGCGGCGGTCAACCACGCCTTCCTGGTGATCGCGGTATTCCTGCTGGCGCTGCTGGCGCTGATCTTCGTGATGCGCAACCGGATCGAGCAGGCCGTGCCGCATGGCGGCAACGCCAATGGCGATGCGGTGTCGCCGTTCGCGGCGCTGCGTTCGGGCTGGGCGCTGTCGGGCGCGGCGGCGGTGTTCCTCTATGTCGGTTCCGAGGTGACGATCGGGTCGCTGATGATCAACTATCTCAACCGGCCGGAGGTGCTGGGCGTCAGCCTCGCCGTCGCCGGATCGATGACCGCTTATTATTACTGGGGCGGCGCGCTGGTCGGCCGCTTCATCGGCAGCGCGCTGCTGACCGTGGTGCCGGCCGGCGTGCTGCTGAGCATCATGGTCGCCGCCAATGTGGTGCTGGCGATCGCCGCCTTCACGCTGCACGGGCCGACCGCCGCCTGGTGTGCGCTGTCGATGGGCCTGTTCAACTCGATCATGTTCCCGACCTTGTTCTCGCTGACGATGCAGCGCTCGTCGGTGCCGCCGTCCGCGACCTCGGGCGTGCTGTGCGTGGCGATCGTGGGCGGCGCGATCCTGCCGTGGATCGCCGGCCGGATCACCGATGCGACGGGCAGCTTCGGCGAGGCCTTCATCGTGCCGGTGATCGGCTATATCGGCATCTTGGTCTTCGCGGTCGCCGCCGCGCGGGTGAAGGGCGCCGACCACAAGCCGCTGGCGATGCCCGCCGGGCATTGA
- a CDS encoding GDSL-type esterase/lipase family protein: MRAAPLALIALAAASPLAAAQTPAEIAAGNAAAEQRLHDDWAWMDRYKAEDAALPPRSDAPRVVFIGDSITQMWRDARPAFFVAGRIGRGIGGQTTPQMLVRFRQDVIALHPAVVQIMAGTNDIASNTGPMTAEETEANIRTMTELAQVHGIRVILGSIPPASHFAWRPGLEVTRKIETLDAWLKAYAARTGSVYADYWSALQDGQGGFRADWTIDGVHPNPTGYDQMIPVAQRAIAEALAKPAPAPLAIADQ, translated from the coding sequence ATGCGTGCTGCCCCCCTCGCCCTGATCGCGCTCGCCGCTGCCAGCCCCCTTGCCGCCGCGCAGACACCCGCCGAAATCGCCGCCGGCAACGCCGCTGCCGAACAGCGGCTGCATGACGATTGGGCGTGGATGGACCGCTACAAAGCCGAGGACGCTGCGCTGCCGCCCCGATCGGACGCACCGCGCGTGGTGTTCATCGGCGATTCGATCACCCAGATGTGGCGGGATGCGCGACCCGCCTTCTTCGTCGCCGGCCGCATCGGGCGGGGCATTGGTGGCCAGACGACGCCGCAGATGCTGGTCCGTTTCCGGCAGGATGTGATCGCGCTCCACCCCGCCGTGGTCCAGATCATGGCCGGCACCAACGATATCGCCAGCAACACCGGCCCGATGACCGCCGAGGAGACCGAAGCCAATATCCGCACGATGACGGAGCTGGCCCAGGTCCATGGCATCCGGGTGATCCTCGGCTCGATCCCGCCGGCCTCGCATTTCGCCTGGCGCCCCGGGCTGGAAGTGACCCGCAAGATCGAGACGCTCGACGCCTGGCTGAAGGCCTATGCGGCACGGACGGGATCGGTCTATGCCGATTACTGGTCCGCCTTGCAGGATGGCCAGGGCGGGTTCCGCGCCGACTGGACGATCGACGGCGTCCATCCCAACCCGACCGGCTATGACCAGATGATCCCGGTGGCGCAAAGGGCGATCGCGGAGGCGTTGGCCAAGCCCGCCCCCGCCCCGCTGGCCATCGCCGACCAATGA
- a CDS encoding carboxylesterase/lipase family protein, producing MIPALLGLALSAASASASVVPVAPAVMTSEGPLVGAREADGSIAFRGIPYARPPVGPLRWKPPQPIRWSAPRAAIKAGSACPQSDYGVWNRKDAIAGREDCLTLELRTPTLTPARPLPVMVWIHGGGNRGGSGMGNIDSDLVSHGVVLVDLNYRLGALGFLSHPALSAESPRRASGNYGLMDQQAALRWVKANIARFGGDPARITIFGESAGGQDVGIQRLLPANRGLFAGAIEQSGSPAFGVPTRSLAEAEALGERLARLAGAPADADAATMRSLPVAALLRAGDAVHVPSVGDDSFVWLQMTVDGVVLPDTPSRLLAKAANPAPLIIGTNLHEFTPTDIKGDARAVIRQRFGKDGPTVFAHYGLSKPGPVSEDRALDIATDLIFRCPSEVVARTRSGGPAWMYRFDHADADGTPVTHGSDIGSVMHRGTGGAATMQDYWLAFARTGRPEAAGLPAWPRFAASRRMVLHFGQDATAVREATDPVCPLTRTP from the coding sequence ATGATCCCGGCGCTGCTCGGCCTTGCGCTATCGGCGGCGTCCGCGTCGGCGTCGGTCGTTCCCGTTGCGCCAGCCGTGATGACCAGCGAAGGCCCGCTCGTCGGCGCGCGCGAGGCAGATGGCAGCATCGCCTTCCGCGGCATACCCTATGCCCGGCCGCCGGTCGGCCCGCTGCGCTGGAAGCCGCCGCAGCCGATCCGCTGGTCCGCGCCGCGCGCCGCGATCAAGGCCGGATCGGCCTGCCCGCAAAGCGATTATGGAGTATGGAATCGCAAGGATGCGATCGCGGGCCGCGAGGATTGCCTGACGCTCGAACTGCGGACCCCAACGCTCACCCCGGCCCGTCCCCTACCGGTGATGGTGTGGATCCATGGCGGCGGCAATCGCGGCGGATCGGGGATGGGCAATATCGATTCCGATCTGGTCTCGCACGGCGTCGTGCTGGTCGATCTCAACTATCGGCTGGGCGCGCTGGGCTTCCTGTCGCACCCGGCGCTGAGCGCGGAATCGCCGCGCCGTGCCTCCGGCAATTACGGGCTGATGGACCAGCAGGCGGCGCTGCGCTGGGTGAAGGCCAATATCGCCCGCTTCGGCGGCGATCCGGCGCGGATCACGATCTTCGGGGAATCGGCGGGCGGGCAGGATGTCGGCATCCAGCGGCTGCTCCCCGCCAACCGGGGATTGTTCGCCGGCGCGATCGAGCAGAGCGGCTCCCCGGCCTTCGGCGTCCCCACGCGCAGCCTGGCGGAGGCCGAGGCACTGGGTGAGCGGCTCGCCCGCCTGGCCGGCGCGCCCGCCGATGCCGATGCCGCGACGATGCGCAGCCTGCCGGTCGCAGCCCTGCTCCGCGCCGGCGACGCCGTGCATGTCCCCAGCGTCGGCGACGACAGCTTCGTCTGGCTGCAGATGACGGTGGATGGCGTGGTGCTGCCCGATACCCCGTCCCGCCTGCTGGCCAAGGCGGCGAACCCGGCGCCGCTGATCATCGGCACCAACCTGCATGAATTCACCCCGACCGACATCAAGGGCGACGCGCGCGCCGTGATCCGCCAGCGCTTCGGAAAGGATGGCCCCACGGTCTTCGCGCATTACGGCCTGTCCAAGCCCGGCCCGGTGTCCGAGGACAGAGCGCTCGACATCGCGACCGACCTCATCTTCCGCTGTCCGTCCGAGGTGGTGGCGCGGACGCGAAGCGGCGGGCCGGCATGGATGTACCGCTTCGATCATGCCGATGCCGACGGCACGCCTGTCACCCATGGATCGGATATCGGATCGGTCATGCACCGGGGCACGGGGGGCGCCGCGACGATGCAGGATTATTGGCTGGCCTTCGCGCGCACCGGCCGCCCCGAGGCCGCCGGCCTGCCGGCATGGCCGCGCTTCGCCGCCAGCCGCCGCATGGTGCTGCACTTCGGCCAGGACGCCACCGCCGTGAGGGAGGCCACCGATCCGGTCTGCCCCCTGACCCGCACGCCCTGA